The following are from one region of the Candidatus Poribacteria bacterium genome:
- a CDS encoding DUF3604 domain-containing protein has translation MTEDRTGRKASVWAESFTRDGIWEAFQKRRTYALTGDRIELQFAINGKPMGSVITKPTVERDIEIFVSGGGPIDYVEIVKNNRVIHRTSATDREVPEPGEVIRTKLFIEVGWGKRIEQKWDVLFGIDRGRILTVEPRFRGEYVVAPKGYEEGKYHYSSWQREGERAVWFKTLTSGNPTVLTNASQGMMLEVEMPLEGKIVAELNGKRVEYTLRELIEGGRAGFLGGFVTAAYRLHRAPMPEEYEWHITFQDVVVRSQGYDFYYVRVRQRNDQWAWSSPIWVA, from the coding sequence TTGACCGAAGATAGAACGGGCCGGAAGGCAAGCGTATGGGCGGAATCGTTCACCCGCGATGGGATATGGGAGGCGTTTCAAAAACGCCGGACATACGCTCTGACCGGTGACAGGATCGAACTCCAATTCGCCATCAACGGCAAGCCGATGGGCTCGGTCATCACAAAGCCCACCGTCGAACGGGACATCGAGATATTCGTCTCAGGCGGCGGGCCGATCGATTACGTCGAGATCGTGAAGAACAACAGGGTCATTCACCGCACGAGCGCGACGGATCGCGAAGTCCCTGAGCCAGGCGAGGTGATAAGAACGAAGCTCTTCATCGAAGTCGGCTGGGGCAAGAGGATCGAGCAGAAGTGGGATGTGCTTTTCGGGATCGACAGGGGCAGGATACTTACCGTCGAGCCCCGATTTCGCGGCGAGTACGTCGTGGCGCCCAAAGGCTATGAGGAGGGTAAATACCACTACAGCTCATGGCAACGGGAGGGCGAGCGAGCCGTCTGGTTCAAAACGCTGACGAGCGGTAACCCTACGGTTCTCACTAACGCCAGCCAGGGGATGATGCTTGAGGTCGAGATGCCCCTTGAAGGCAAGATTGTAGCAGAGCTCAACGGCAAAAGGGTCGAATATACGCTCCGTGAGCTTATCGAGGGCGGGCGAGCGGGTTTCCTAGGTGGATTCGTCACCGCCGCATATCGTCTTCATCGTGCGCCGATGCCGGAGGAGTATGAGTGGCACATCACCTTTCAGGATGTCGTTGTAAGATCACAGGGTTATGATTTCTACTACGTCCGTGTTCGACAGAGGAACGACCAGTGGGCATGGAGTTCCCCTATCTGGGTGGCCTAA